In the Helianthus annuus cultivar XRQ/B chromosome 11, HanXRQr2.0-SUNRISE, whole genome shotgun sequence genome, one interval contains:
- the LOC118484056 gene encoding uncharacterized protein LOC118484056, whose protein sequence is MSLNQLSPIAQAELETGTTTRPPKLKGAEDFSTWKTRIQSFFEYTDYNLWLSVTAGPHIPTVVRGDAVVANNDATTFTDEDKALIQRDRRAHAALTMALSTNDCNMFEEHRTANALWNALIEYYEGNEELIESKRDMVQKQYDMFCSVRGESLSDHISRFLNMMTKMKKAGNPVTNRAAIKKLLDSLPKEWSLQCMMMKKDFLNNPNHVTLSDLINTLRAFEMDVNKREMNTAGYQPKSTQTSAGLKNVAFLASGGSTPQASDLIYANASASASKAPQLVEKTITVDPQALKVSTENVALFNTFLSSYEALMYGELKKEMFTAEDMYQNLGHFKRNCPLLKEGNSETTTAVKQITVEENKNNASPSTPKALVVEDYDWSEEITEAKEQVNKALMAKISGGSSTRQFEKQTAGIPTGDNAADKGLKSILTSVEPCDQTEKYVAKETSEKGKDKVQATAMKADSSKEKADKDLVNKLKKNSFRKFLTKEIPEFIPSRTGVKDSEKSVSEDHGNEDSNFTVSEDVQGSESSECSSEDSSEDSSEDQSTNDESSECSSSETIEDQDSESPNKDQIYNESNYEASEEQSSSEDNMSESSSDSDNDEEHSEDESRNKLQKWLRMLMEYIWHVDSGCSRHMTGLKELLKNFRFVDGDFVSFAGDEKGGKIVGVGDVVSEALTLETVNYVPELCYNLMSVCDKGISVLFNDMECLFLKPGYVVPAEMIMLTAPRQNNTYVLNMKNAKTNDNLTCLIYKASESESLLWHRRLGHGKQHKKPHKSKAVNTISAPLQLLHMDLFGPISMISLGFHGYIFLKQKSETAEVLKSFIPLIENVTKLKVKSIRSDNGSEFKNQTFISYCAEKGIHLQYSAARTPQQNGVAERKNRTLIEAARTMLVDSKLQLSSGQKQLIRHATF, encoded by the exons ATGTCGTTGAATCAACTAAGTCCGATTGCTCAAGCGGAACTTGAGACTGGAACCACCACtcgtccaccaaagttgaaagggGCTGAAGACTTTAGCACCTGGAAAACCCGCATTCAGTCGTTCTTCGAATACACGGATTACAATCTGTGGCTCTCGGTCACCGCTGGACCCCACATTCCAACGGTAGTTCGAGGAGATGCAGTAGTTGCTAACAATGATGCTACTACCTTCACTGATGAAGACAAGGCTCTTATCCAACGTGATCGTCGTGCTCACGCTGCTTTAACCATGGCTCTATCTACAAACGACTGCAACATGTTTGAGGAACACCGAACTGCCaatgcactctggaatgcattgATTGAGTACTATGAAGGAAATGAGGAACTGATTGAAAGCAAGAGAGATATGGTGCAGAAGCAATACGACATGTTTTGTAGTGTTCGTGGAGAAAGCCTTTCTGACCACATTAGTCGTTTTCTTAAcatgatgaccaaaatgaagaaggcGGGAAATCCAGTCACAAATCGTGCTGCCATAAAGAAACTGCTTGATTCACTCCCCAAGGAATGGAGCCTACAATGCATGATGATGAAGAAGGATTTCCTCAACAATCCAAATCATGTCACTCTGTCTGATCTGATCAACACTCTAAGAGCCTTTGAAATGGATGTCAACAAAAGAGAGATGAACACCGCTGGATACCAACCAAAGTCAACTCAAACTTCAGCTGGATTGAAGAATGTGGCATTTCTAGCATCAGGAGGCAGTACTCCACAAGCTTCTGACTTAATCTACGCAAATGCTTCCGCAAGCGCATCAAAAGCTCCACAACTTGTTGAGAAGACAATCACTGTTGATCCTCAAGCATTGAAAGTATCTACTGAAAATGTGGCACTCTTCAACACATTTTTGAGTAGCTACGAAGCCCTGATGTATGGAGAATTGAAAAAGGAGATGTTCACTgctgaagacatgtatcag AATCTAGGACACTTCAAGCGCAATTGTCCTCTATTGAAAGAAGGAAACAGTGAAACCACTACTGCTGTAAAGCAAATCACTGTTGAAGAGAACAAAAACAATGCATCTCCCAGCACGCCAAAAGCTTTAGTCGTTGAAGactatgattggagtgaagaaaTCACTGAAGCAAAGGAGCAAGTTAACaaagccctgatggccaagatcTCAGGTGGATCATCTACAAGGCAGTTTGAGAAGCAGACAGCTGGAATTCCGACTGGAGACAATGCTGCTGACAAGGGATTGAAAAGCATTCTTACTTCAGTGGAGCCTTGTGATCAAACAGAGAAGTATGTTGCTAAAGAGACATCTGAAAAAGGCAAGGATAAGGTCCAAGCGACAGCCATGAAAGCTGATTCATCAAAGGAAAAGGCTGACAAGGACTTGGTAAACA aattgaaaaagaataGTTTCAGAAAATTCCTCACAAAGGAAATTCCCGAATTTATTCCTTCTAGAACAGGTGTGAAAGATTCAGAAAAGAGTGTCTCTGAAGATCATGGAAATGAAGATTCAAACTTTACTGTCTCAGAAGACGTGCAAGGATCAGAAAGTTCTGAATGTTCAAGTGAAGATTCAAGTGAAGATTCAAGTGAAGATCAATCCACCAATGATGAAAGCTCCGAATGTTCAAGTTCTGAAACCATTGAAGATCAAGACTCAGAAAGTCCAAACAAAGATCAAATTTACAATGAGTCAAATTACGAAGCAAGTGAAGAGCAAAGCTCAAGTGAGGACAACATGTCTGAAAGCTCATCCGATTCAGACAATGATGAAGAACATTCAGAAGATGAAAGCAGA AATAAATTGCAGAAATGGCTTCGGATGCTCATGGAATACATTTGGCACGTCGACAGCGGATGTTCAAGGCACATGACTGGGTTGAAGGAATTGCTGAAGAACTTTCGCTTTGTTGATGGTGATTTCGTATCTTTTGCTGGAGACGAGAAGGGAGGAAAGATTGTTGGAGTAGGAGATGTAGTGTCCGAAGCCCTCACGCTTGAGACTGTCAACTATGTTCCAGAGCTGTGTTACAATCTCATGAGTGTCTGCGATAAAGGAATCTCGGTGCTTTTCAATGACATGGAATGCTTGTTCCTGAAGCCCGGTTATGTTGTTCCTGCAGAAATGATCATGCTCACTGCTCCAAGACAGAACAACACATACGTGCTCAACatgaaaaatgccaagacaaatgACAACTTAACCTGCTTAATCTACAAAGCTTCAGAATCGGAGTCACTGCTTTGGCATAGACGACTGGGCcat GGAAAGCAGCATAAGAAACCGCACAAGTCCAAAGCAGTGAACACGATATCTGCACCACTTCAATtgttgcatatggatctcttcggTCCTATTagt ATGATTTCTCTCGGTTTTCATGGGTATATTTTCTTGAAGCAAAAAAGCGAGACAGCTGAAGTCTTAAAATCATTCATTCCGCTAATTGAAAACGTGACCAAGCTAAAAGTGAAGTCTATCAGAAGCGACAACGGGTCCGagttcaaaaatcagaccttCATATCGTACTGTGCAGAAAAGGGAATTCATCTCCAATACAGTGCAGCCAGAACTCCGcaacaaaatggagttgctgaACGCAAGAATAGAACGCTGATCGAAGCTGCACGAACCATGCTGGTGGACTCAAAGCTTCAATTATCTTCTGGGCAGAAGCAGTTAATACGGCATGCTACGTTCTAA
- the LOC110888683 gene encoding uncharacterized protein LOC110888683 codes for MSLNQLSPIAQAELETGTTTRPPKLKGAEDFSTWKTRIQSFFEYTDYNLWLSVTAGPHIPTVVRGDAVVANNDATTFTDEDKALIQRDRRAHAALTMALSTNDCNMFEEHRTANALWNALIEYYEGNEELIESKRDMVQKQYDMFCSVRGESLSDHISRFLNMMTKMKKAGNPVTNHAAIKKLLDSLPKEWSLQCMMMKKDFLNNPNHVTLSDLINTLRAFEMDVNKREMNTAGYQPKSTQTSAGLKNVAFLASGGSTPQASDLIYANASASASKAPQLVEKTITVDPQALKVSTENVALFNTFLSSYEALMYGELKKEMFTAEDMYQNLGHFKRNCPLLKEGNSETTTAVKQITVEENKNNASPSTPKALVVEDYDWSEEITEAKEQVNKALMAKISGGSSTRQFEKQTAGIPTGDNAADKGLKSILTSVEPCDQTEKYVAKETSEKGKDKVQATAMKADSSKEKADKDLVNKLKKNSFGKFLTKEIPEFIPSRTGVKDSEKSVSEDHGNEDSNFTVSEDVQGSESSECSSEDSSEDSSEDQSTNDESSECSSSETIEDQDSESPNKDQIYNESNYEASEEQSSSEDSMSESSSDSDNDEEHSEDESRNKLQKWLRMLMEYIWHVDSGCSRHMTGLKELLKNFRFIDGDFVSFAGDEKGGKIVGVGDVVSEALTLETVNYVPELCYNLMSVSQVCDKGISVLFNDMECLFLKPGYVVPAEMIMLTAPRQNNTYVLNMKNAKTNDNLTCLISKASESESLLWHRRLGHGKQHKKPHKSKAVNTISAPLQLLHMDLFGPISMISLGFHGYIFLKQKSETAEVLKSFIPLIENVTKLKVKSIRSDNGSEFKNQTFISYCAEKGIHLQYSAARTPQQNGVAERKNRTLIEAARTMLVDSKLQLSSGQKQLIRHATF; via the exons ATGTCGTTGAATCAACTAAGTCCGATTGCTCAAGCGGAACTTGAGACTGGAACCACCACtcgtccaccaaagttgaaagggGCTGAAGACTTTAGCACCTGGAAAACCCGCATTCAGTCGTTCTTCGAATACACGGATTACAATCTGTGGCTCTCGGTCACCGCTGGACCCCACATTCCAACGGTAGTTCGAGGAGATGCAGTAGTTGCTAACAATGATGCTACTACCTTCACTGATGAAGACAAGGCTCTTATCCAACGTGATCGTCGTGCTCACGCTGCTTTAACCATGGCTCTATCTACAAACGACTGCAACATGTTTGAGGAACACCGAACTGCCaatgcactctggaatgcattgATTGAGTACTATGAAGGAAATGAGGAACTGATTGAAAGCAAGAGAGATATGGTGCAGAAGCAATACGACATGTTTTGTAGTGTTCGTGGAGAAAGCCTTTCTGACCACATTAGTCGTTTTCTTAAcatgatgaccaaaatgaagaaggcGGGAAATCCTGTCACAAATCATGCTGCCATAAAGAAACTGCTTGATTCACTCCCCAAGGAATGGAGCCTACAATGCATGATGATGAAGAAGGATTTCCTAAACAATCCAAATCATGTCACTCTGTCTGATCTGATCAACACTCTAAGAGCCTTTGAAATGGATGTCAACAAAAGAGAGATGAACACCGCTGGATACCAACCAAAGTCAACTCAAACTTCAGCTGGATTGAAGAATGTGGCATTTCTAGCATCAGGAGGCAGTACTCCACAAGCTTCTGACTTAATCTACGCAAATGCTTCCGCAAGCGCATCAAAAGCTCCACAACTTGTTGAGAAGACAATCACTGTTGATCCTCAAGCATTGAAAGTATCTACTGAAAATGTGGCACTCTTCAACACATTTTTGAGTAGCTACGAAGCCCTGATGTATGGAGAATTGAAAAAGGAGATGTTCACTgctgaagacatgtatcag AATCTAGGACACTTCAAGCGCAATTGTCCTCTGTTGAAAGAAGGAAACAGTGAAACCACTACTGCTGTAAAGCAAATCACTGTTGAAGAGAACAAAAACAATGCATCTCCCAGCACGCCAAAAGCTTTAGTCGTTGAAGactatgattggagtgaagaaaTCACTGAAGCAAAGGAGCAAGTTAACaaagccctgatggccaagatcTCAGGTGGATCATCTACAAGGCAGTTTGAGAAGCAGACAGCTGGAATTCCGACTGGAGACAATGCTGCTGACAAGGGATTGAAAAGCATTCTTACTTCAGTGGAGCCTTGTGATCAAACAGAGAAGTATGTTGCTAAAGAGACATCTGAAAAAGGTAAGGATAAGGTCCAAGCGACAGCCATGAAAGCTGATTCATCAAAGGAAAAGGCTGACAAGGACTTGGTAAACA aattgAAAAAGAATAGTTTCGGAAAATTCCTCACAAAGGAAATTCCCGAATTTATTCCTTCTAGAACAGGTGTGAAAGATTCAGAAAAGAGTGTCTCTGAAGATCATGGAAATGAAGATTCAAACTTTACTGTCTCAGAAGACGTGCAAGGATCAGAAAGTTCTGAATGTTCAAGTGAAGATTCAAGTGAAGATTCAAGTGAAGATCAATCCACCAATGATGAAAGCTCCGAATGTTCAAGTTCTGAAACCATTGAAGATCAAGACTCAGAAAGTCCAAACAAAGATCAAATTTACAATGAGTCAAATTACGAAGCAAGTGAAGAGCAAAGCTCAAGTGAGGACAGCATGTCTGAAAGCTCATCCGATTCAGACAATGATGAAGAACACTCAGAAGATGAAAGCAGA AATAAATTGCAGAAATGGCTTCGGATGCTCATGGAATACATTTGGCACGTCGACAGCGGATGTTCAAGGCACATGACTGGGTTGAAGGAATTGCTGAAGAACTTTCGCTTTATTGATGGTGATTTCGTATCTTTTGCTGGAGACGAGAAGGGAGGAAAGATTGTTGGAGTAGGAGATGTAGTGTCCGAAGCCCTCACGCTTGAGACTGTCAACTATGTTCCAGAGCTGTGTTACAATCTCATGAGTGTCTCTCAAGTCTGCGATAAAGGAATCTCGGTGCTTTTCAATGACATGGAATGCTTGTTCCTGAAGCCCGGTTATGTTGTTCCTGCAGAAATGATCATGCTCACTGCTCCAAGACAGAACAACACATACGTGCTCAACatgaaaaatgccaagacaaatgACAACTTAACCTGCTTAATCTCCAAAGCTTCAGAATCGGAGTCACTGCTTTGGCATAGACGACTGGGCcat GGAAAGCAGCATAAGAAACCGCACAAGTCCAAAGCAGTGAACACGATATCTGCACCACTTCAATtgttgcatatggatctcttcggTCCTATTagt ATGATTTCTCTCGGTTTTCATGGGTATATTTTCTTGAAGCAAAAAAGCGAGACAGCTGAAGTCTTAAAATCATTCATTCCGCTGATTGAAAACGTGACCAAGCTAAAAGTGAAGTCTATCAGAAGCGACAACGGGTCCGagttcaaaaatcagaccttCATATCGTACTGTGCAGAAAAGGGAATTCATCTCCAATACAGTGCAGCCAGAACTCCGcaacaaaatggagttgctgaACGCAAGAATAGAACGCTGATCGAAGCTGCACGAACCATGCTGGTGGACTCAAAGCTTCAATTATCTTCTGGGCAGAAGCAGTTAATACGGCATGCTACGTTCTAA